Proteins from a single region of Chloroflexota bacterium:
- a CDS encoding Gfo/Idh/MocA family oxidoreductase → MPHTTPIKMGAVGGRRAMAFRQAASHLSDQVRFTAICDPDPEVLKTWRRQDPEIQAFSRFEDLLDRGDCDALLIATPLSLHAAQAIQALAAGKHVLSEVPAICTLEEGWALIEAAEASDRVYMMAENYCYTRPNRLVLSMVRHGLFGDLTYAEGAYIHDCRHLLFDENGELTWRGRYRREVNGNSYPTHSLGPVAQWLGINRTDRLVSLATWMTREEAAHRYAAERLGADHPAARPGYFQHGDSATTVIQTERGALIVLRVDWVSPRPHNMTHYVLQGTRGAYVSPRYDGERPLVWIDGHDRGASPPDPERGEATWSSLWTYAERYEDEAWRQWGERATGAGHGGGDFFVLLDFVEAIRNDIPPPIDVYDAVTWSAVIPLSQESVRRGGAPVPVPDFAARRR, encoded by the coding sequence TTGCCCCACACGACGCCGATCAAGATGGGAGCCGTCGGCGGCCGCCGGGCGATGGCATTTCGCCAGGCAGCCTCCCACCTGAGCGATCAGGTGAGGTTCACCGCCATATGCGATCCCGATCCCGAGGTGCTGAAGACCTGGCGCAGACAAGACCCGGAGATCCAGGCCTTCTCCCGTTTTGAGGATCTGTTGGATCGGGGCGACTGCGACGCCCTGCTCATCGCTACGCCTCTGTCCCTGCACGCCGCCCAGGCGATCCAGGCGTTGGCGGCGGGCAAGCACGTGCTGAGCGAGGTGCCCGCCATCTGCACACTGGAGGAGGGATGGGCGCTGATCGAGGCGGCGGAGGCCTCCGATCGCGTCTACATGATGGCCGAGAACTATTGCTACACGCGCCCCAACCGGTTGGTGCTCAGCATGGTGCGCCATGGCCTCTTCGGCGACCTGACCTACGCGGAGGGCGCCTACATCCATGACTGCCGCCATCTGCTATTCGATGAGAACGGGGAGCTGACCTGGCGTGGGCGCTACCGTCGGGAGGTGAACGGCAACAGCTACCCCACACACTCGCTGGGGCCGGTGGCCCAGTGGCTGGGGATCAACCGTACGGACCGGCTGGTGAGCCTGGCAACATGGATGACGAGGGAGGAGGCGGCCCATCGCTACGCGGCCGAGCGGCTGGGGGCCGATCACCCCGCCGCGCGGCCCGGATACTTCCAACATGGAGACTCCGCCACGACGGTGATCCAGACCGAACGAGGGGCGCTGATCGTGCTGCGCGTGGACTGGGTATCCCCCCGCCCACACAACATGACCCACTACGTGCTGCAGGGCACTCGAGGCGCGTACGTCTCCCCGCGCTACGACGGGGAGCGCCCCCTGGTCTGGATCGATGGGCACGACCGGGGGGCCAGCCCACCCGACCCCGAGAGGGGCGAGGCGACCTGGAGTTCCTTATGGACATACGCGGAGCGCTACGAGGACGAGGCCTGGCGACAGTGGGGGGAGAGGGCCACGGGTGCCGGTCACGGCGGCGGTGACTTCTTCGTGCTGCTCGATTTCGTCGAGGCCATCCGGAACGACATCCCGCCCCCCATCGACGTATACGACGCCGTGACCTGGAGCGCCGTCATCCCGCTCTCTCAGGAATCGGTGCGACGCGGTGGCGCTCCAGTGCCCGTCCCCGACTTCGCCGCGCGGCGACGTTGA
- a CDS encoding SH3 domain-containing protein — MTGLSSPAQRWLPLICVLLLVVACAPMPPPTVAPTTTPAPTATSPPAPSISEGTVRHAITGHPLANAQVRSSLETVTTDSEGYFRVRATEQEQLQVSAPGFEPKSVYPLMQGMVTVNLVPGPEETLKLIHRWLNERDYDRAYDLLHPHSKQVIEKEAFAAYQEATRTYEVLRIDYEEVRYLDTWIYRGRSYGHVAEIAYTITGRSDGQEWQRGEVAHLAQVDGIWHWFHDELPTPTPTPSPIPPTPTPRPPTPTPKPSPTPTLAERIRQLSKSLVLIIPGPGMHPPSGTGVIIRSDGLILANYEQIGAPPLGAEVLVYRSASPEQLADLAYYAEVLSVDLTADLVLLQITRDADYRPLTSVTLPAVRLGDATSVRTGDELLLMGYRDKNDPILRSGLARVISGIFVGDEAAALEMDATSPLQFDGIVAFDSSNRLVGQANLALQPEPPPLWIIAINRAADLIAEMGGMFPIGSLARVDPVSAWDGLNMRTGPGVHNPKFYTIPPNGVVTILDGPVDVSGSPWYLVRDAVANKQGWVNGRYLLPFALTAADFFDLYWVPGCDPTRLEIALRLPGQSGCDPGVETRDLDWLADELRDLGILKQGEWLVPVSLGGKPNQGLVIRNKARSRLGWIRIGGGKPGSVWRITYYRPGKQIGPRCWLRTDYTWQCE, encoded by the coding sequence ATGACAGGGCTTTCTTCTCCCGCCCAACGGTGGCTCCCCCTCATCTGCGTGCTGCTTCTCGTCGTCGCATGTGCTCCCATGCCCCCGCCCACCGTTGCTCCCACAACCACGCCGGCCCCAACAGCCACATCGCCGCCCGCTCCCTCGATTAGCGAGGGCACGGTGCGGCACGCGATCACGGGGCACCCCCTGGCCAACGCCCAGGTGCGTTCCAGCCTGGAGACGGTCACCACCGACAGCGAGGGATACTTCCGCGTCCGGGCCACCGAGCAGGAACAGCTTCAAGTCAGCGCCCCCGGCTTCGAGCCCAAATCAGTCTACCCGCTGATGCAGGGGATGGTAACCGTCAACCTGGTGCCCGGGCCGGAGGAGACGCTGAAGCTGATCCATCGCTGGCTCAACGAGCGTGACTACGACCGGGCCTATGATCTCCTCCATCCGCACAGCAAGCAGGTCATCGAAAAGGAAGCGTTCGCCGCATATCAGGAAGCCACCCGAACCTATGAGGTGCTGCGAATCGACTATGAGGAGGTCCGCTATCTGGACACATGGATCTATCGCGGCCGCAGCTACGGCCACGTGGCCGAGATCGCCTACACCATCACGGGCCGTAGTGACGGCCAGGAATGGCAGCGAGGCGAGGTCGCCCATCTGGCCCAGGTAGACGGGATCTGGCACTGGTTCCACGATGAATTGCCGACGCCCACGCCGACCCCATCGCCGATCCCGCCCACGCCAACCCCCAGGCCGCCGACGCCCACACCGAAGCCCAGCCCCACACCCACCCTGGCGGAGCGCATCCGCCAGCTCAGCAAGTCGCTGGTCCTGATCATACCCGGGCCGGGAATGCACCCGCCCAGCGGCACGGGCGTCATCATCCGATCCGATGGGCTGATCCTGGCCAACTATGAGCAGATCGGCGCCCCGCCCCTGGGGGCCGAGGTGCTCGTATACAGGAGCGCCTCGCCGGAGCAGCTGGCAGATCTCGCCTACTACGCCGAGGTCCTCTCGGTGGACCTGACGGCAGATCTGGTCCTGCTCCAGATCACCCGAGACGCGGACTACCGCCCCCTCACCTCCGTCACCCTGCCCGCCGTCCGACTGGGCGACGCCACCAGCGTGCGCACGGGGGATGAGCTCCTGCTCATGGGCTACCGCGACAAGAACGATCCGATCCTTCGCAGCGGGCTCGCCCGCGTCATCAGCGGGATCTTCGTGGGCGACGAGGCCGCCGCCCTGGAGATGGACGCCACCTCGCCGCTTCAATTCGACGGCATCGTGGCCTTCGACAGCTCCAATCGTCTGGTGGGACAGGCCAACCTGGCGCTACAGCCGGAGCCCCCGCCGCTGTGGATCATCGCCATCAACCGAGCGGCGGACCTCATCGCCGAAATGGGCGGCATGTTCCCCATCGGCAGCCTGGCCCGCGTCGATCCGGTAAGCGCGTGGGACGGGTTGAACATGCGGACGGGGCCGGGCGTGCACAACCCGAAATTCTACACGATCCCGCCCAACGGGGTCGTGACGATCCTGGACGGCCCCGTGGACGTGAGCGGCAGCCCGTGGTATCTGGTCCGAGATGCCGTCGCCAACAAGCAGGGTTGGGTGAACGGGCGCTACCTGCTGCCGTTCGCCCTGACAGCCGCCGACTTCTTCGACCTGTACTGGGTCCCCGGCTGCGATCCCACGCGCCTGGAGATCGCGCTGCGGCTCCCCGGGCAATCCGGATGCGATCCGGGTGTGGAGACGCGAGACCTGGACTGGCTGGCGGATGAGCTGCGCGATCTGGGCATTCTGAAGCAGGGCGAGTGGCTGGTCCCCGTATCCCTGGGCGGCAAGCCCAACCAGGGATTGGTGATCCGCAACAAGGCCCGAAGCAGACTGGGATGGATTCGGATCGGTGGCGGGAAGCCGGGCAGCGTGTGGCGCATCACCTACTACAGGCCCGGCAAGCAGATAGGGCCTCGCTGTTGGCTGCGCACGGACTACACATGGCAATGTGAGTGA
- a CDS encoding amidohydrolase family protein: MRFFDCNVFFGLPMRRPLAPVPTAEDLLAEMDRAGVEGALVWHIAQHDASPQVGNRLLAEAIRPYPRLVGCWTVLPNQTREFPPPPLFFQHMREARIAALRVFPGSHRFLLNAVSMGDLLEEMVARRIPLLVSLRRGMEWRDIYALLAEFPDLVCVICDHGSWGSDRLFRPLLERYPHVYVDIAQYMLDGGLEALVSDYGATRMLFGSGFPESYFGGMMLALRHAGIPDEARAAIAGGNLERILKEVRL, translated from the coding sequence GTGCGTTTCTTCGATTGCAACGTCTTCTTCGGGCTGCCGATGAGACGCCCGCTCGCCCCGGTCCCCACCGCAGAGGATCTGCTGGCTGAGATGGATCGCGCGGGTGTGGAGGGGGCCCTGGTCTGGCACATCGCGCAGCATGATGCCTCGCCCCAGGTCGGCAATCGGCTGCTGGCCGAGGCCATTCGGCCCTACCCGCGCCTGGTAGGGTGTTGGACCGTGCTCCCCAATCAGACGCGCGAGTTTCCCCCGCCTCCCCTCTTCTTCCAGCACATGCGAGAGGCCCGAATCGCCGCGCTGCGGGTCTTTCCCGGCTCCCACCGCTTCCTGCTCAACGCCGTGTCCATGGGGGATCTGCTGGAGGAGATGGTGGCCCGTCGGATACCGCTCCTCGTCTCCCTCCGGCGCGGCATGGAATGGCGTGACATCTATGCCCTGTTGGCCGAGTTCCCGGATCTGGTGTGCGTGATCTGCGACCACGGCAGTTGGGGCAGCGATCGCCTGTTTCGGCCGCTGCTGGAGCGCTATCCGCATGTGTATGTGGACATCGCCCAGTACATGCTGGATGGCGGCCTGGAGGCCCTGGTGTCCGACTATGGGGCCACGCGAATGCTGTTCGGCAGCGGATTCCCCGAATCCTACTTCGGCGGCATGATGTTGGCCCTGCGACACGCGGGCATCCCGGACGAGGCTCGGGCGGCCATCGCCGGCGGCAACCTGGAGCGGATCCTGAAGGAGGTGCGCCTGTGA
- a CDS encoding amidohydrolase family protein: MIGPSELAREFWESGRVESCPIYDMHGHMGIWHSIYFPRADAAAMIQTMDECGVRMLVFSHHMALFAPDVGNVASVQAVRRYPDRLRAYCVVNPNYPEHLDRDLATFESHRDVYVGFKFLADYHGIALTDERYQPAWEYANERELLILTHTWGGSALDGPDVIRRMAERYPRVRLLLAHACHGDWDAAVQLARDFPHVYLELTAVFDDRGVLEKFVREAGSDRLLFGTDLPWFDPHHAIGALLSADIDDEDRHRICHRNAERLLAPFLGGGLDDGTGGGIPSGGGFQ, translated from the coding sequence GTGATCGGACCTTCGGAGCTGGCCCGGGAGTTCTGGGAGTCAGGAAGGGTGGAGTCCTGTCCCATCTATGATATGCACGGACACATGGGGATCTGGCACTCCATCTATTTCCCCCGAGCCGACGCGGCCGCGATGATCCAGACCATGGACGAGTGCGGCGTGCGGATGCTGGTCTTCTCCCATCACATGGCGCTCTTCGCCCCCGACGTGGGGAACGTGGCCAGCGTGCAGGCCGTCCGCCGATATCCGGATCGCCTGCGGGCGTACTGTGTCGTCAACCCCAACTATCCGGAGCATCTGGATCGGGACCTGGCGACCTTCGAGTCGCATCGTGATGTGTACGTCGGATTCAAATTTCTGGCTGACTATCACGGCATCGCTCTCACGGACGAGCGCTATCAGCCCGCGTGGGAGTACGCGAACGAGCGGGAGCTGCTGATCCTGACCCACACCTGGGGCGGGAGCGCGCTGGATGGGCCGGACGTGATCCGCCGGATGGCCGAGCGTTACCCGCGCGTCAGGCTGCTGCTGGCGCATGCCTGTCATGGGGACTGGGACGCGGCCGTGCAATTGGCGCGGGATTTTCCCCATGTCTATCTGGAGCTGACGGCCGTGTTCGACGATCGGGGCGTGCTGGAGAAGTTCGTGCGCGAGGCCGGCTCCGATCGTCTGCTCTTTGGGACGGATCTACCGTGGTTCGATCCGCATCACGCGATCGGCGCCCTGCTCTCCGCCGACATCGATGACGAGGATCGGCATCGTATCTGTCATCGGAACGCTGAGCGCCTGCTGGCCCCCTTCCTGGGGGGAGGCTTGGATGACGGGACGGGCGGCGGGATACCATCGGGAGGGGGATTCCAATGA
- a CDS encoding DegT/DnrJ/EryC1/StrS family aminotransferase, translating into MSQGYERLAIEGGTPARRRPDPPMYPGGMMIDREEEQAVLEVLRTKRLFRYYGPHPGPSRVDELERAFAAHMGVRHALAVTSGTAALICGLQGIGVGPGDEVIVPAYTWIASASAVLAVGAVPVLAEVDASLTLDPKDVEAKITPHTRAIMAVHMRGAPCRMDELMAIARQHGLKVIEDAAQANGGGYKGRRLGSIGDVGCFSLQFNKIITAGEGGMVITDDEQVWKRAVMFHDVIGGLRNGFPADEILWGVNFRMPELLAAVALVQLRRLDGLLTAMRERKRMLKAGLDEVVRRKGIRFREITDPEGDTGIALVFFMEGPEVAGRVVEALRAENIGASVLYHPDRADYHIYRHWTPIMERRTWTPEVGPWRWARREIRYAPDMCPRTLDLLGRAVHLDVNPLLTNEDVEETIEGVSRVLEALA; encoded by the coding sequence ATGTCACAAGGCTATGAGAGGTTGGCGATCGAGGGAGGGACGCCCGCCAGGCGGCGGCCGGACCCGCCCATGTACCCTGGGGGGATGATGATCGATCGGGAGGAGGAGCAGGCGGTCTTGGAAGTGCTGCGCACCAAGCGTCTGTTCCGCTACTACGGCCCGCATCCGGGCCCCTCCAGGGTGGACGAACTGGAGCGGGCGTTCGCTGCCCACATGGGCGTTCGCCATGCTCTGGCTGTGACCTCGGGCACGGCGGCCCTGATCTGCGGCCTGCAGGGGATCGGGGTGGGCCCCGGGGATGAGGTGATCGTCCCCGCCTACACGTGGATCGCGTCCGCCTCCGCCGTGCTGGCTGTGGGTGCCGTGCCCGTGCTCGCCGAGGTGGATGCGTCCCTCACCCTGGACCCGAAGGACGTAGAGGCGAAGATCACGCCCCATACTCGGGCGATCATGGCTGTGCACATGCGGGGCGCGCCATGCCGGATGGACGAGCTGATGGCCATCGCCCGGCAGCATGGGCTCAAGGTGATCGAGGACGCGGCGCAGGCGAACGGCGGCGGCTACAAGGGACGGCGGCTGGGCTCCATCGGCGACGTGGGCTGCTTCAGCCTGCAGTTCAATAAGATCATCACCGCCGGCGAGGGCGGGATGGTCATCACTGATGACGAGCAGGTGTGGAAGCGGGCGGTCATGTTCCACGACGTCATCGGCGGGCTGCGCAACGGATTCCCGGCTGACGAGATCCTGTGGGGCGTCAATTTCCGCATGCCGGAGCTGCTGGCCGCCGTGGCGTTGGTGCAACTCCGTCGATTGGATGGGCTGCTCACGGCCATGCGGGAGCGCAAACGCATGCTCAAGGCCGGCCTGGACGAGGTGGTGCGGCGCAAAGGCATCCGCTTTCGAGAGATCACCGATCCAGAGGGGGATACCGGCATCGCGTTGGTGTTCTTCATGGAGGGTCCCGAGGTGGCCGGGAGGGTCGTGGAGGCGTTGCGGGCGGAGAACATCGGCGCGAGCGTGCTGTATCATCCGGATCGGGCGGATTACCATATCTACAGGCATTGGACGCCCATCATGGAGCGGAGGACCTGGACGCCGGAGGTCGGTCCCTGGCGCTGGGCGCGTCGGGAGATCCGGTATGCTCCGGACATGTGCCCGCGCACGTTGGACCTGTTGGGCCGCGCCGTCCATCTGGATGTCAACCCGCTGCTGACCAACGAGGACGTCGAGGAGACGATCGAGGGGGTAAGCCGGGTGTTGGAGGCGCTGGCCTGA
- a CDS encoding carbohydrate ABC transporter permease, translating to MPATEHPLTAKAARPRISIRLGQAVERTILYAGLLLFSLIFFFPFYWVITASVKESSELLRVPPTLWPHSFTLEHHIGVWTPQFARYFLNTFIYAGGTTLIVLFTSTLVGFVLVKHRSRFGDLLFYGIVATMTVPFATYIIPLHGLLLRIERTFGIPMLNTYWGMILPWMFYPFGIFLMRQTMFTIPDDLIDAAKIDGAGLLSTYWRVVLPLVRSSLAAMVVFVFIFKYDDLLWPLVVATESRMYPLTLGLVEFIGVYFVEYGLFTAASVAAIMPIIILYIFVQRFIVQGVALTGLKG from the coding sequence ATGCCCGCGACGGAACACCCTCTCACAGCAAAGGCCGCACGACCGCGCATCTCCATCCGGCTGGGACAGGCGGTGGAGCGTACGATCCTCTACGCGGGGCTTCTGCTCTTCTCGCTGATCTTCTTCTTCCCCTTCTATTGGGTCATCACGGCCTCCGTGAAGGAGTCCAGCGAGCTGCTGCGCGTGCCCCCCACCCTCTGGCCGCATAGCTTCACCCTGGAGCATCACATCGGCGTGTGGACCCCGCAGTTCGCCCGCTACTTCCTGAACACCTTCATCTACGCGGGCGGAACGACCCTCATCGTCCTGTTCACCAGCACGCTGGTCGGCTTCGTCCTCGTCAAGCACCGCTCCCGGTTTGGAGACCTCCTGTTCTACGGGATCGTGGCCACCATGACCGTGCCCTTCGCGACGTACATCATTCCGCTGCACGGCCTACTTCTCCGCATCGAGCGCACGTTCGGCATCCCCATGCTGAACACGTACTGGGGCATGATCCTGCCCTGGATGTTCTACCCCTTCGGGATCTTCCTGATGCGCCAGACGATGTTCACCATTCCCGACGATCTCATCGACGCGGCCAAGATCGATGGCGCCGGCCTGCTCAGCACGTACTGGCGGGTCGTGCTGCCCCTGGTGCGCTCCAGCCTGGCCGCCATGGTGGTCTTCGTCTTCATCTTCAAGTACGACGACCTCCTCTGGCCCCTGGTGGTGGCCACCGAGAGCCGCATGTACCCCCTCACGCTCGGCCTGGTGGAGTTCATCGGCGTCTACTTCGTGGAGTACGGCCTGTTCACCGCGGCCTCCGTCGCCGCCATCATGCCGATCATTATCCTCTATATCTTCGTGCAGCGCTTCATCGTGCAGGGCGTGGCGCTGACGGGGCTGAAGGGGTAG
- a CDS encoding sugar ABC transporter permease produces the protein MNQRWLPKDWIATLVLLVTAAFFILVLWQSIAQTFAWSLYKKQYFQMEWVGLKNYKTLFTDDPVFLKSLQVSFHYTLMVVPSVMILGLILAVLVNSITNLTLRGFFTAAYFIAYVVPLVAVAVVWRYMFEPSRIGLFNAALDLIGLGPVRWLRSTKTALPSLAIVGVWKNIGYAMVIYLAGLQAIPHVYYEAAMIDGASRWRRFLNITLPLLMPTILFVLIINTIGTLMMFTETYVMTGGQGAVSEPRGGPNYATHTVVYNIYETAFSYGKEGYASAMSVIFFVIIVLITLLQFRFVPSSLEE, from the coding sequence ATGAACCAACGCTGGCTGCCCAAAGACTGGATCGCCACCCTGGTGCTCCTGGTGACCGCTGCTTTCTTTATCCTCGTCCTGTGGCAGTCCATCGCCCAGACGTTCGCGTGGAGTCTGTATAAGAAGCAATACTTCCAGATGGAGTGGGTAGGCCTCAAGAACTACAAGACCCTGTTCACGGATGACCCGGTCTTCCTCAAATCGCTCCAGGTATCCTTCCACTACACGCTCATGGTCGTGCCCAGTGTGATGATCCTCGGGCTGATCCTGGCCGTCCTGGTCAACAGCATCACCAACCTGACGCTGCGCGGCTTCTTCACCGCCGCGTACTTCATCGCCTACGTGGTGCCGCTGGTGGCCGTGGCGGTGGTCTGGCGCTACATGTTCGAGCCCTCCAGGATCGGGCTGTTCAACGCAGCCCTCGATCTGATCGGGCTGGGGCCGGTGCGCTGGCTGCGCAGCACCAAGACCGCGCTGCCCTCCCTGGCGATCGTGGGCGTGTGGAAGAACATCGGCTATGCCATGGTGATCTACCTGGCCGGCCTGCAAGCGATCCCCCACGTCTACTATGAGGCCGCCATGATCGACGGCGCCTCCCGCTGGCGCCGCTTCCTGAACATCACGCTCCCCCTGCTGATGCCGACGATCCTGTTCGTGCTCATCATCAACACCATCGGCACCCTGATGATGTTCACCGAGACCTATGTCATGACCGGCGGCCAGGGAGCCGTGTCTGAGCCGCGCGGCGGTCCCAATTACGCCACACACACCGTGGTCTACAACATCTACGAGACGGCCTTCAGCTACGGCAAAGAGGGATACGCCAGCGCGATGTCCGTCATCTTCTTCGTCATCATCGTGCTCATCACGCTTCTGCAGTTCCGCTTCGTGCCATCCAGCCTGGAGGAATAA
- a CDS encoding extracellular solute-binding protein produces the protein MSVLASRSLSRRRFLSLAGSAAAGALIAACAPPAPAPAPEGATPPPAEKEKVKLTAWFTDRRTINEMTKEVMKSEFQARNPNIEVDIQFIPEPDIPAKMATAYQAGQAPDLSSLDETHLPGLWSNHFVKPIPEGIIDVRAEMGARVADVYKIPLGDPDAKYYALPNGNMTSAVHYNEELLDQYGYTWEDIPTKWEDFIKWAQELTIWDGDEVKQWGFTFAGSGSALADAVCFQLGGWTYKNHKEVLIDSPEMKEAYQFVLDLFDKYKLDSRFSPLTPRDRLGQGQAVTAYEWTWVQGFLTNQYPDLKWGTVVNPTFTGEPPYGRASDDLGFAVTTQTEDPDRLNAIWTLWRYLVGPDYQRRYVKFRGTHPSLLELWDEPDFTPENPRWRAIAITTQPGNYRAPGIWPIEIVPLWGNAWTLIRDEGVPIDEAVAQVKPQMQKILEENDYSSFLLGKDGWEANPIWMTER, from the coding sequence ATGAGCGTTCTGGCTTCTCGGTCCCTGAGTCGACGACGATTCCTCTCTCTAGCGGGCAGCGCGGCCGCCGGTGCCCTCATCGCAGCATGTGCTCCCCCCGCCCCAGCGCCAGCGCCGGAGGGCGCCACACCTCCGCCAGCGGAGAAGGAAAAGGTCAAGCTCACCGCATGGTTCACCGACCGCCGCACCATCAATGAGATGACCAAGGAAGTGATGAAGAGCGAGTTCCAGGCGCGGAACCCCAACATCGAGGTCGATATCCAATTCATCCCGGAGCCCGACATCCCCGCCAAGATGGCGACCGCCTACCAGGCCGGCCAGGCACCCGACCTGAGCTCGCTCGACGAGACCCATCTGCCCGGCCTGTGGTCCAACCACTTCGTGAAGCCGATTCCCGAAGGGATCATCGACGTACGGGCCGAGATGGGCGCCCGGGTGGCGGACGTCTACAAGATCCCGCTAGGGGATCCCGACGCCAAGTACTACGCGCTCCCCAACGGCAACATGACCAGCGCCGTCCACTACAACGAGGAGCTGCTGGACCAGTACGGCTACACATGGGAGGACATCCCCACCAAGTGGGAGGACTTCATCAAGTGGGCCCAGGAGCTGACCATCTGGGACGGGGATGAGGTCAAGCAATGGGGCTTCACCTTCGCCGGCAGCGGCAGCGCGCTGGCGGACGCCGTCTGCTTCCAGCTGGGCGGCTGGACCTACAAGAACCACAAGGAGGTCCTGATCGACTCCCCGGAGATGAAGGAGGCGTACCAGTTCGTCCTGGACCTGTTCGACAAGTACAAGCTGGACAGCCGCTTCTCACCCCTGACGCCGCGCGATCGCCTGGGCCAGGGACAGGCTGTCACCGCCTATGAGTGGACCTGGGTCCAGGGCTTCCTCACCAATCAGTATCCGGACCTGAAGTGGGGAACAGTGGTGAACCCCACCTTCACGGGCGAGCCCCCCTACGGGCGGGCCTCCGACGATCTGGGCTTCGCCGTGACCACACAGACGGAGGACCCGGACCGGCTGAACGCGATCTGGACGCTGTGGCGCTACTTGGTCGGGCCGGACTACCAGCGACGTTACGTAAAGTTCCGGGGCACCCACCCCTCCCTGCTGGAGCTCTGGGACGAGCCGGACTTCACTCCGGAGAACCCTCGCTGGCGCGCCATCGCGATCACCACGCAGCCCGGCAACTATCGGGCGCCCGGCATCTGGCCCATCGAGATCGTCCCGCTCTGGGGCAACGCCTGGACGCTGATCCGAGACGAGGGCGTGCCCATCGACGAGGCCGTCGCCCAGGTGAAGCCGCAGATGCAGAAGATCCTCGAGGAGAACGACTACAGCAGCTTCCTGCTGGGCAAGGACGGCTGGGAGGCCAACCCGATCTGGATGACGGAACGATAA
- a CDS encoding MSMEG_4193 family putative phosphomutase, giving the protein MSEKEAEKARETQAEHKPTTLLLIRHALNDWVGKKLAGWTPGVHLNEQGRRQAHALADRLAREKIAAIYSSPLERTVETAEIVAQPHRLPIRIRDGLGEVKYGDWTGYSTQEMAKKYPDLWRVIQTFPTGARFPNGESIHEMQSRALHELDAIVRAHPGETVAIVSHADVIKACVAHYLGVHLDLFQRIVISPASLTTVQMFPWGPRVVCVNDTSHVPEEPQPQGQDPSASSSQ; this is encoded by the coding sequence TTGAGCGAAAAAGAAGCCGAGAAGGCACGAGAGACTCAAGCCGAACACAAGCCCACCACGCTGTTGCTCATCCGACACGCCCTCAACGACTGGGTTGGGAAGAAGCTGGCCGGGTGGACGCCGGGCGTCCATCTGAATGAGCAGGGGCGCCGGCAGGCCCATGCGCTGGCGGATCGATTGGCCCGGGAGAAGATCGCCGCCATCTACAGCAGCCCACTGGAGCGCACCGTCGAGACGGCGGAGATCGTCGCTCAACCCCACCGCCTGCCGATCCGCATCCGTGACGGGCTGGGCGAGGTCAAATATGGGGACTGGACGGGATATTCCACCCAGGAGATGGCGAAGAAGTATCCCGATCTCTGGCGGGTGATCCAGACCTTCCCCACGGGCGCACGATTTCCCAACGGGGAGAGCATCCATGAGATGCAATCACGCGCCCTCCATGAGCTGGATGCGATCGTCCGGGCACACCCTGGGGAGACGGTGGCCATCGTCTCCCACGCCGACGTCATCAAAGCCTGCGTGGCGCACTACCTGGGGGTCCACCTGGACCTGTTCCAGCGCATCGTGATCAGCCCGGCCTCTCTGACCACCGTCCAGATGTTCCCCTGGGGGCCGCGTGTCGTCTGCGTCAACGACACATCCCATGTGCCCGAGGAGCCCCAGCCGCAGGGGCAAGATCCATCGGCTTCCTCGTCTCAGTAG